Sequence from the uncultured Draconibacterium sp. genome:
TGATATCCACAAGGCGGGTGGCACCATGTTAGGATCGTCGCGAGGAGTGCAACCGGTTGAAACAATTGTAGATACACTCGAGCGCCTGAATATCAATATACTTTTTACCATTGGTGGCGATGGTACCCAGCGCGGAGCACATGCCATTGCTGAAGAAATTAAAAAACGCGATCTGAAGATTTCAATTGCCGGAATCCCGAAAACGATTGATAACGACATTAATATGATTGAGCGCTCTTTTGGTTTCGAAACCGCTTTTTCAATTGCCATGACCGTAATTCAGAATGCGCACTACGAAGCAAAAGGAGCATACAATGGCATTGCAGTTATAAAACTTATGGGACGCGATTCGGGATTTATTGCAGCCAACGCCGCATTGGCATGCCCCGATGTAAATTTTGTTCTGATTCCGGAAATGAATTTCGACCTGGATGGAGAAAAGGGCTTTCTTACTGTTCTGAAAAAAAGACTTGAGGAAAAGCAACATGCAGTTATTGTAGTCGCTGAAGGTGCCGGTCAGTTCTTTTTCGGAAGAGACAACAAAAACACAGTGGATAATAAAGTTTACGAAGATATTGGCTTGTACATTCGCGATAAAATCGGGGAGGAATTAAAAGCTTCGAACATTCCATTTTCATTAAAATACATTGATCCGAGTTATATTTTGCGCAGTACGCCGGCCAATGCGAACGACAGCAAATTTTGTTTTCAGCTGGCACAAAATGCAGTGCATGCCGCCATGGCCGGAAGAACTGATTTTGTAGTCGGTTACTGGCAGGGAGCTTTCACAGTGCTACCTATACCGCTGGCAACGAAGGAGCGCAAAAAAGTGAACCTTGAAGGAAACTTGTGGGGAAGTGTTGTGGAAGCTACCGGACAACCTGTTTGTATGCACAACAACTGCCCCTGATTATTTTATGTTCTGATTAAGCGGAACCCATTTTCGCTGTTTGTTCTTTTCTTCCTTGCCGCGAAATGCTTCTTCCAGATCGATTCCTTGTCGGTTGGCAATGGCGCACAGATAGATAAAAATGTCTGCCAGCTCATCAGCAATTTCGGAGAAGTCGGAATTTGAATCTACGAGCAATCCTTCTGATTTTCTGACAGCTTTAAACAGCTCTCCAACCTCCTCGCCCAGCAGCAGACACTTATCGATTGTTGTTTGCGAAGCAAAGCCCCACTCCTGTTCCAATGCCTTAACATATTCCTGAAATTCTGCGAGTTGTGGTTGATCTTTTAAATTGGGCATACCTTTTAACTTATACTGTTTGGTGATTCTAAAATTACTTCTTTTACACATGCTCCGGGCGAAAGTTGCAGCAACCATTCGATGGTCTTAAAAAGATCGTTCGGCTGAATCATTTGGTCACTCTCCAAAGGCGTTCCGGCATCAACAGCCATTTCGGTATTTACCCAGCCCGGGCACAAAGCGGTTACTTTTATTCCCAGCGGATTCAACTCACGGTAAAGCGACTCGCTTAATCCAACCATCCCAAATTTAGATGCGCTGTACGCTCCTCCACCGGAAAAACCAACTTTCCCCGCTCGCGATGCTACATTAAAAATGTATCCTGATTTTTGAGCTTTCATTACTGGAACAACTTCTTTTAAAATTGAATACTGAGCAGTTAGATTGGTCTCAAGCATTCTTTCAAACTCATCTTCTGCAATATCCACAGATCCGCTAAAATGAATGCCGGCATTGTTAACCAAAATATCAATACTTCCATTTTCCGAAACAATTTTTGCAACGGCTTCTTTTACGGCTGGTTTATCGGTAATATCAAGCTGCAATACTTTTGCATTATTCCCAATCTTTTTCGCTACCTGCTCAAGATTTTGTTTGTTTCGCCCCACCAGAACGGTTTGGTAGCCCAGCTGCGCCAGTCCTGTGGCAATAGCTTCTCCAATTCCTTTTCCCGCTCCTGTAACAACAGCAGTTTTTTGTTCACTCATATTTTGAATTTGAGTCCTAAAGATAAAAAGAGGAATCCTGAAAAAACAGCTATTTGTGGATTTTAATCGACCGATCTGCGGTAATCATTTTCGCTCAGTGTCATCAGCGTTCTATCAGGAATTAACTTCCAGCAGAAATCCACTGCCATGAATATTCTTTATTTCGATATTCGGATCGTCTTTTAAATATTTACGCAGTTTGGTAATAAAAACATCCATGCTTCGTGCGGTAAAATAACCATCTTCGCCCCAAATTTTGCGAAGTGCCGTTTCGCGGCTGAGCAGTTCGTTTTTATTTTGGCAGAGTAATTTCAGCAAATCGGCTTCTTTTGGCGATAACTTTTGTTTTTCACCTTCGCGGGAGATCGAACGTAACTTTGAATCAAATTTATACGAACCGATGGAAAAAAGAAATTCATCACTGACCGGTTGCGTTGACTGCCGTTTTATAATCGCCTGAATTTTACACAACAATACTTCCGTGTCAAACGGTTTGGTGATATAATCATCGGCTCCCACGTTGTAACCTTTCAGAATATCTTCTTTTAAGGTTTTTGCGGTTAGAAAAACCATTGGGATTTCCTGATCAAGTTTACGTATTTCTTTGCCAATGGTAAACCCGTCAACATTGGGCAACATCACATCCAATATACAGATTTGAAACGATCCGGCGTTGAATTTATCCACCGCATATTTTCCGTCGTCAACCCAGGTAACTTCATAATCGTTCAACTCGAGGTACGATTTTAATACCGCCCCAAAACTAAGGTCGTCTTCTACCAGAAATATGTGTTGCTTTATTGTCATTCTTTATTATTGTCATTTCGAACGCAGTGAGAAAACTGTAACAGATTTCTCAGTCGTACCTTCTTCGAAATGACAGCTTTATTGTTATTCCCTCACAAAAGGTAAAAATACATCAAATTTGCTTCCCTTGCCGGGTTCGCTGCTCACGGAAATGGTTCCGCGATTCGCTTCCAACACAGCTTTTACATAACTTAATCCCAGCCCAAATCCTTTTACGTTGTGAATATTACCACTGGTTTGGCGGTAAAATCGCTCAAATATTTTTGCCTGAACCGCCTTGTTCATTCCAATTCCTTTATCTGCTACCGAAACCACCACTCCTTTTTGCTGGTTGATTGTTGACACCGTAATCTCGGGTGTATCGCCGGAATATTTATTGGCATTGTCGATCAGGTTATACACCACATTCGTACAATGAATCCGATCAGTGGTCACCATTGAATTAATGGCTTTTAAATCCAGTTCAATCTTTCCACCGCGTTTTTCAACCTGCAATTTAATTCCCTGAACGGCATCGCTGATCAGGTCGTGCACATCAATGGTTTCCCAGTGAAATTCAAAGTCTTTTTTATCCAATCTTGCGATGGTGAGAATATCCTCCACCTGCCTGTTCATGCGGGTATTTTCTTTTTTAATCATGCCCGCAAAATATCTGATGCGCTCCGGATCACCGAGCACTTTCTGATTAGTGATGGAATCAGTCGCCACCGAAATTGTTGCGATTGGCGTTTTAAACTCATGTGTCATGTTATTGATGAAGTCCGATTTCATCTCGGAGATTTTCTTTTGCCGTATAATGTAAAAAATACTGAGCGCAAAAGTCATTAAAATGATCAGCGAGAATAAAAAGGAAGCTATCAGCAGCCAGTTAAGCGAGCGATAAATAAAACTGTCGCGGCCGGGAAATACAACAGCAAGTTTTATGTCTTTCTGAAAAATATCGTTGGGATAAAGTTGGGCCTGAAAAACAGTGTTGGCTACTTCTATTGAGTCAGTTACCGGCTTCGGGAAACTCAACTCATCGCCCCGAAAAATTCCGTATTCAAAGTCGAGCGGGATATTGTTTTCGTCAAGCTCCTTTTTAAGCACATCGTAAATCAGGTTTTCATCCAACTTGCGTACGTCCCAGGTGGCAACTTCGGTAACCACTTTGTTTGCCATTCTTTTCAAGCTGGTGGCTTTTAGTTTCACACGTTTTGAGATATTGGGAGCCAAAATTTGAAAAGTATCCAGATCAGTAAGCAGCGAGTCGATCTTTACGGTACTAATGGTATAAAGCGAGTCGGCACTTCTTATTATCGTGTCGCTTTGTACAAATACTATACTTCCCGGTTCAGGATTATCACCCGCAATTACAACGTGGTTTGAACCGGTTCCGGATGAACTCAAATTGTAAGTGTATGTTTGCACCTTTCGGCTGTCGGAATCATTATCGATGTGAATTTCAATGCGGGCTTCCTGGTTATCGGGCGCTAATTTGCGAATTATCTTTACCGGGTTACGGGTAGAATCGATACTTTTTCGCAGCACGTGTGTCTGATTGGGCGACACATTCCATGAAAACTCCGCATCCGAATCGGTATCAAATTTAACGTCGAAATCAAAATCCTGAAGCAGATCGGCTGAATCACCGGCAAACACCATTTCGTTTACCACACCAAGGTTATGCAGGTCTTCCAAACGACTTACCGTTTGCTGCAGCGCCTGGTTAACCCCACGTTCGAACATTTCGTTTTTTACCTTTATGGCGTTATTCATCCACACCAGCTGAACGGCAATAATCCCCAAAATGGAGATGCCCATCAAAATGATCAATCCGGTAAAAAGCTTTTTGTTCATGCTTCAAATATAGGCAAAACCACTTGCCAAATATAGATTTTAACTTTTCCTTAACAGATTTTAACCGGCCTTTAACGGACTGTCTGACAAGCTTCAATGTATATTTGTTTCGGGAATCAGAAATTGATTTCAATTAAAAGATTTAAACGAAAGACAAAATAATTTTTAATAAAAAAACGACATGAAAGAAGTACTATCTCTTACAGGAATTTTAGCCCTTGCCTTATTTTTATCATCTGCCATTTCGATTAACGAAGCGCCGCAGGATCCTCCAAAAACTAAAAAGGAGAAGAAGCACATTAAAATGGTGAAGATTGGAGATGATGGCAAAAAAATGGAAATCGACACTGTTATTGCTGCCGACCAGGTTTTTGTGTGGAATGGCGATACAATTGGCGGCGACAAAGAGTTAAAATGGATATCGGAAGAGGATTTTGATTTTGATATGGACTTTGACGTTAATGTGGAAAGCGACGAAAACGGAAATGTATTTATCCTGAAGGGGAAAGGTGCCTCAGAGCCAATGATCTATGAATTTAAAACCGACGATGGCGACTCGGCAAAACATATAATGATGAAAGTTATTTCGGATGATGAGTCTTCTGATATTATGAAGTGGCACAGCAAAAATGGTAACGACATGTTTTTTGGAGCGCCGGGTTCAGCCAGTCCGAAAGTTATTCGCATTGACAAACAAAAAAGTGGAAATGTAATCGACCTTAGCGATCCGGGTATTATTTCGTACGATAGGAAAGAGTTGAAAGACGGAAAAGAAAAGATCGTGATTGTGCGCGAAAAGCCAAGCGAAGAAGATATGAAGATGCACGAAGAAATTATTATGCACAACAGTAGCGCAGCACCAATGATCATTCACGAAGGAATGCCGAATATGACCAAAAGAATTAAAGTAATTGCCGGCGATGATGGCCACGTTGAGATTCTGGAGGATGGCAAATCCTGGACCGTTGAAGAAAGCGATGAAGACACGCAGGTAATTGAAAAAGACGGTAAAAAGATCATCATCAAGAAAACAAAAAAAGATGGTGAAATGAAAGTTGATGTGGAGGTAGAAGAGGAAGAAAACTAATTGGATAAAATTTCAGAAACGATAAAGCCAGTGCAATTCGATGTACTGGCTTTGTTATTTTTAAGCAAGAAAACTTCAAATAAAAAAGCGGCGCTCGCAAGAGTGCCGCCGGAAACTGAATAGCCAAACAATCAAGGTTGGCTGAATTATTTAGTACTAACTGAACGGTTATAAATACTGCGTTTCATGGCATTGAAGCAGTTGTATTGTGATTTACAAATGCTGTGCCAAAAATGCGATTCAACCCTTCAATCTACACTATTTTTGTAGCGATACTATAGTATTTTGCAAAAGCGCAATTACATGCTTAACGTTCTCGTTAAATACTTTCAGCACCTCTTCCCAGGTAACGGGCGCCTCATCCACATTCCAGCAATCGTAGTCGGTACTTAATGCCACTGCCGCATACGGAATTTCCAATTCATTGGCCAGGGCACACTCGGGTGCAGTCGACATATTTATAACATCGGCACCCCACAAACGAAACATATTCGACTCGGCACGCGTCGAAAAGCGCGGTCCTTCAATTGTTATTACCGTTCCGCATTTATGAAATCCAAGATCCAAAGCTTCGGCATTTTCAATCAAAGCATGGCGTAGCTTCCAGTTAAACGGATCCGACATTGCCGGGTGGTTTAGCTTCCCGTCTTCAAATTCTTCAACAAAGCTGTTTTTCCGGAAACGCGTAAAATCAATAAACTGATCGAGCATTACAATGTCACCGCGTCTAATCTCCATACGAAGACTTCCGCAGGCGGTGGTAGCTAAAATGTGTGTACACCCCAACTCTTTTATAGCCCAAATATTAGCCCGGTTATTCACTGCCGAGGGCGGAATAGAATGATCGCGGCCATGCCTCGACAAAATAGCCACTTCTACGCCACCAATCTTGCCGCATTTAAACGACGACGAAGGCGCACCATAAGGCGTTTCAACATTTACTTCAGTTACTTCTTTCAGAATGGCAGGATCTTCCAGTCCGGAACCTCCTATTATTGCAATTTTTTTCATTTTCTATCTGTTTATTTTCTCGGGATATAATCTTAAAATACTTTCTTTATCTGCTTTACAAATACCACGTTCCGATATTAAGCCAGTTACCAGGCGCGCCGGAGTTACATCGAAACCATAATTGGCAACCGAACTTTTTTCAGGAATCAAACGCACCGACTTTATCTGCTCATCATGCCAGCCTTCAATCTCCG
This genomic interval carries:
- the mtnP gene encoding S-methyl-5'-thioadenosine phosphorylase, whose protein sequence is MKKIAIIGGSGLEDPAILKEVTEVNVETPYGAPSSSFKCGKIGGVEVAILSRHGRDHSIPPSAVNNRANIWAIKELGCTHILATTACGSLRMEIRRGDIVMLDQFIDFTRFRKNSFVEEFEDGKLNHPAMSDPFNWKLRHALIENAEALDLGFHKCGTVITIEGPRFSTRAESNMFRLWGADVINMSTAPECALANELEIPYAAVALSTDYDCWNVDEAPVTWEEVLKVFNENVKHVIALLQNTIVSLQK
- a CDS encoding SDR family oxidoreductase, yielding MSEQKTAVVTGAGKGIGEAIATGLAQLGYQTVLVGRNKQNLEQVAKKIGNNAKVLQLDITDKPAVKEAVAKIVSENGSIDILVNNAGIHFSGSVDIAEDEFERMLETNLTAQYSILKEVVPVMKAQKSGYIFNVASRAGKVGFSGGGAYSASKFGMVGLSESLYRELNPLGIKVTALCPGWVNTEMAVDAGTPLESDQMIQPNDLFKTIEWLLQLSPGACVKEVILESPNSIS
- a CDS encoding ATP-dependent 6-phosphofructokinase; protein product: MNNEFIVSRLGKCSVKSPLKLSNTEGDGMLDFVKDDERILYDNSLVKIKEQLAQGKEPFSFEGAGPKEFLYFEPAKTRVAIVTCGGLCPGLNNVIRGIVNNLWERYGVKKIYGIKYGYSGFIPEYNFPYIELDPDVVDDIHKAGGTMLGSSRGVQPVETIVDTLERLNINILFTIGGDGTQRGAHAIAEEIKKRDLKISIAGIPKTIDNDINMIERSFGFETAFSIAMTVIQNAHYEAKGAYNGIAVIKLMGRDSGFIAANAALACPDVNFVLIPEMNFDLDGEKGFLTVLKKRLEEKQHAVIVVAEGAGQFFFGRDNKNTVDNKVYEDIGLYIRDKIGEELKASNIPFSLKYIDPSYILRSTPANANDSKFCFQLAQNAVHAAMAGRTDFVVGYWQGAFTVLPIPLATKERKKVNLEGNLWGSVVEATGQPVCMHNNCP
- a CDS encoding MazG nucleotide pyrophosphohydrolase domain-containing protein, with amino-acid sequence MPNLKDQPQLAEFQEYVKALEQEWGFASQTTIDKCLLLGEEVGELFKAVRKSEGLLVDSNSDFSEIADELADIFIYLCAIANRQGIDLEEAFRGKEEKNKQRKWVPLNQNIK
- a CDS encoding response regulator transcription factor, with product MTIKQHIFLVEDDLSFGAVLKSYLELNDYEVTWVDDGKYAVDKFNAGSFQICILDVMLPNVDGFTIGKEIRKLDQEIPMVFLTAKTLKEDILKGYNVGADDYITKPFDTEVLLCKIQAIIKRQSTQPVSDEFLFSIGSYKFDSKLRSISREGEKQKLSPKEADLLKLLCQNKNELLSRETALRKIWGEDGYFTARSMDVFITKLRKYLKDDPNIEIKNIHGSGFLLEVNS
- a CDS encoding HAMP domain-containing sensor histidine kinase; translated protein: MNKKLFTGLIILMGISILGIIAVQLVWMNNAIKVKNEMFERGVNQALQQTVSRLEDLHNLGVVNEMVFAGDSADLLQDFDFDVKFDTDSDAEFSWNVSPNQTHVLRKSIDSTRNPVKIIRKLAPDNQEARIEIHIDNDSDSRKVQTYTYNLSSSGTGSNHVVIAGDNPEPGSIVFVQSDTIIRSADSLYTISTVKIDSLLTDLDTFQILAPNISKRVKLKATSLKRMANKVVTEVATWDVRKLDENLIYDVLKKELDENNIPLDFEYGIFRGDELSFPKPVTDSIEVANTVFQAQLYPNDIFQKDIKLAVVFPGRDSFIYRSLNWLLIASFLFSLIILMTFALSIFYIIRQKKISEMKSDFINNMTHEFKTPIATISVATDSITNQKVLGDPERIRYFAGMIKKENTRMNRQVEDILTIARLDKKDFEFHWETIDVHDLISDAVQGIKLQVEKRGGKIELDLKAINSMVTTDRIHCTNVVYNLIDNANKYSGDTPEITVSTINQQKGVVVSVADKGIGMNKAVQAKIFERFYRQTSGNIHNVKGFGLGLSYVKAVLEANRGTISVSSEPGKGSKFDVFLPFVRE